A stretch of DNA from Microbacterium sp. LWS13-1.2:
ACCCCGCGTTCGCGAGCGACGGCGAGACGTTCCGCGTCGCGCGCCAGATGTTCGAGGGGCTCGTCGGCACGGTGCCCGGCACCGCCGACCCCGCCCCGCTGCTCGCCAAGAGCTGGGAGCAGCCGGACGACACGACCTACGTCTTCACCCTCGAGGAGGGCGTGACGTTCCACGACGGCACGGACTTCAACGCCGAGGCCGTCTGCTTCAACTTCGACCGCCAGAACGCCTTCACCGGTGTCGCGGCGTCGCAGAGCATGGCGTACTACTGGGGCGTCATCATGCGCGGCTTCGGTGCTGATTCCATCTACGACAGCTGCACGGCCGACAGCGAGACGCAGGCGACGATCACCTTGAAGCAGCCGTTCGCCGGGTTCATCCCCGCGCTGTCGCTGCCGTCGTTCTCGATCCAGAGCCCGACCGCTCTCGAGGAGTACGGCGCCGACGACGTGGGCGGCACCGAGGAGGCGCCGGTCCAGAGCGAGTACGGCCAGGAGCACCCGACCGGCACCGGTCCGTTCATGTTCGACTCGATCTCGCTCGGCGAGCAGACCGTCCTCACGGCCAACCCCGACTACTGGGGCGAGCAGGGCGTGGTCGAAGAGGTCATCTTCCGGGTCATCGGCGACACGACGGCTCGCCGTCAGGCGCTCGAGTCGGGCAGCATCGACGGCTACGACCTGGTCGCGCCCGCCGATCTCCAGTCGCTGGAGGATGCCGGGTTCTCGCTCGTGAACCGCGACCCGTTCAACGTGCTGTACCTCGGCATGAACCAGGCCGCTCCGGGCCTCTCCGACCCGAAGGTGCGCCAGGCGATCGCTCACGCGATCGACAAGGACGCGCTCATCACGCAGGTGCTCCCCGAGGGCACCGTCGCGGCGAGCCAGTTCATGCCGGACGCCGTGATCGGCTGGAACGAGGACGTCACGCAGTACGACTACGACCCGGAGGCCGCGCAGGCGCTCCTGGCGGAGGCCGGCTACACGGAGGCGAACCCGCTGACGATCACGTTCAACTACCCCGTGAACATCTCCCGGCCGTACATGCCCAACCCCGAGCAGATCTTCACCAACCTGCAGAGCCAGCTCGAGGCCGTGGGCATCGTGCTCAACCCCGTCACGAACGAGTGGGTCGAGTACCTCGACCTGATCCAGGGCGGTACGGACCACGGCATCCACCTGCTGGGCTGGACCGGCGACTACAACGACCCCGACAACTTCGTGGGAACGTTCTTCGGTCTGCCGACCAACGAGTGGGGCTTCGACAACGCGGAGCTGTTCCAGGCGCTCACCGATGCCCGCGGTCTCGCGACCGAGGAGGAGCAGGAGGCCGCCTACGCCGCGATCAACGAGCAGATCATGGAGTTCCTGCCCGGCGTGCCGCTCGCGCACCCGGTGCCGACCCTCGCGTTCGACGCGCGTGTCACGTCCTACCCGGCCAGCCCGGTGCAGGACGAGGTGTACAACATGGTCGAGCTCAGCGAGTGACGCCGTGACCGGATGCCCCGTCCCGGCCGACGCCGGGACGGGGCATCCCGGTTCCCCTCGTCCGCTCGCCCGCGACCGCCGGTCGCCGTCCCCGGAGATTCCCACGTGCTACGCACCATCGGCAGGCGCCTCCTCCTGCTCGTCCCGACCCTGTTCGGGTTGACCCTTCTGCTGTTCTTCTGGGTGCGCGCCCTGCCCGGCGGGCCTGCCGTCGCCCTCCTCGGCGAACGGGCCACGCCCGAACGCGTCGCCGAGATCAACGAGCTGTACGGCTTCAACGAGCCGCTGATCGCCCAGTACTTCACATGGCTCGGCCAGCTGCTGCAGGGCAACTTCGGCGTCTCGATCCAAACCCAGCGACCGGTGACGGAGGAGTTCCTCCGCCGGTTCCCCGCGACGCTCGAACTCACCATGTTCGCGATCATCCTCGCGGTGGGCGTCGGCATCACGATCGGCTACTGGGCCGCGCGGAGGCAGGGGAAGCCGGCCGATCACTTCGCCGTCTTCGCCAGCCTCATCGGCATCACGATCCCGGTGTTCTTCCTCGGTGTGATCCTCAAGTGGATCTTCGCGGTGCAGTTGGGCTGGCTGCCGTCCGACGGCCGTCAGGATCCGCGACTGGATGCGACCCACTACACGAACTTCTACGTCCTCGACGGCATCATCACCGGGGAGTGGGATGCCGCGTGGGACGCGTTCCTGCACCTGATCCTGCCGGGCATCGCCCTGGCGACCATCCCGCTCGCGATCATCACCCGCATCACCCGCGCCTCGGTGCTCGAGGTGCAGAACTCGGACTACGTCCGCACCGGCATGGCGAAGGGCATCTCCCGCGGGACGATCCGCGGCCGGTTCATCCTGCGCAACTCGCTGCTGCCGGTCGTGACCACGATCGGCCTCCAGTTCGGCCTGCTGCTGTCGGGCGCGATCCTCACCGAGTCGGTGTTCGCGTACCCGGGCATCGGGTCGTTCCTGTACCGCGCGATCTTCAACCGCGACTACCCCGTGCTGCAGGGGTTCATCCTCTTCATCGCCGTCATCTACGCGCTCATCAACCTCGCGGTCGACGTGTCGTACAGCTTCATCGATCCGAGGGTGCGGGTGCAGTGATGACGCGCGCGCAGCTGATCAGAGACCACATCGGAGGTGCGGCATGACGTCCGCGATGCTTCCCCCCGCCCCGAGCGGCGGACCCGTCGACGACACCGCCGTCGACGACAAGGAGCTGCTCGCCGCGAAGACCCGCGGCGGCGGTTTCTGGCGCGACGTCTTCCGGCGCCTGCGCCGCAACCCGAGCGCCTGGGTCGGCGCCGTCATCACCGCGATCTTCGTCCTCGTCGCGATCTTCGCGCCCTGGCTGGCTCCCTACGGCCCCGAGGAGCTGCCGGGTCAGCAGTACATCACCCCCGGTCACATCCCCGGTCCTGGCGAGATCGAGGGCTTCCCGCTCGGCCTCGACCGCTTCGGCGGCGACATGCTCTCCAAGCTCATCTGGGGTGCGCGGGCCTCGCTCGTCATCGGCATCGTGTCGACGCTGCTCGGCCTCGCCGGCGGCATGATCCTCGGACTCATCGCCGCCACCTTCGGCGGCTGGGTCGACACGCTCATCATGCGCTTCGTCGACATCCTGCTGTCGGTGCCGTCGCTGCTGCTCGCGGTCTCGATCGCCGCGCTGATGGGGCAGACGCCGCTCGCGATCATGATCGCGATCGGGGCGGCCCAGGTGCCCATCTTCGCGCGCCTGCTGCGGGCGTCGATGCTGCAGCAGAGATCGAGCGACTACGTGCTCTCGGCGGCGACCCTCGGTCTGGGTCGCGGCCGCATCACGATGAGCCACGTCCTGCCGAACGCTGTCGGACCCGTCATCGTGCAGGCGACGCTCACGCTCGCCACCGCGGTCATCGAAGCCGCCGGCCTGTCGTACCTCGGCCTCGGCGGCGGCGTGCCGCAGACCGCCGAGTGGGGCCGCATGCTCACCTACGCGCAGCTCGAGCTGGCAGTGAACCCCTGGATCGCGATCCTGCCCGGCATCTGCATCACGATCACCGCGCTCGGCTTCACGCTGCTCGGCGAGGCGCTGCGCGAGGCCATGGACCCGCGCACCCGCGCCCGCTGAGTTCGCGTCGCCGCCGCGGCTCCACACCGCGAGACCCCAGTGGGTGGACGAGACCCTGGGGTTTCCCCACGGTCTCGTCCACCCACTGGGGTCTCGCCGAGGGAGGGCGGGGCGCGGGGGACGCCGGGCACCCGGGACGCGCCGGGCACGCGGCGCGCGGGGCCGGCGGGCGGTCAGACGGCGATGTCGAGCTCGTTGCCGGGGATCGAGGCGAGCAGGCGCCGCGTGTAGGGGTCGCGGGGGTTGGTGAAGATCTCCTCGGAGGATGCCGCCTCGACGAGACGTCCCTCCTTCATGACGCACACGTAGTCGCTGATGAGCCGCACGACGGCCAGGTCGTGCGAGATGAAGAGGTAGCTCAGCCCGTACTCGCGCTGCAGGTCGCGCAGGAGCGTCAGCACCTGATCCTGCACCAGCACGTCGAGCGCCGACACCGGCTCGTCGCACACGATGAGGTCGGGCGCGAGCGCGAGCGCCCGCGCGATCGCCACACGCTGGCGCTGACCGCCCGACAGCTCGGACGGGTAGCGGCGCAGCATCGTCTGCGGAAGCGCGACGTCGTCGAGCAGCTGCCGCACGCGCGCGGCGCGTTCCTTGGAGGATCCGCGCTTGTAGAAGTCGAGCGGCTCGGAGATGATCCGCTCGATCGAGAACATCGGGTTCAGCGACGAGTACGGGTCCTGGAAGATCGGCTGCACGCGCTGGCGGAACTGCTTGAGGTCGCCGCCCTTGAGCTTCGCGACGTCCTGGCCGTCGAAGCGGATGGATCCGCTCGTCGGCTCGAACACGCGCAGCACCATGCGCGCCGTGGTCGTCTTGCCCGACCCCGACTCGCCGACGATCGCCACGGTCTCTCCCCGCGGGATGGCGAACGACACGTCCTGCACTGCGGCGAACGGCTCCTTGGAGCCCCGGACGCTGTAGATCTTGGTGAGTCCCTCGACCTCGATGATGTAGTCCGGGGCGGGAGACGCTGCGGCGTCGGCCGGGCCGGCTTCGACAGCGCGATCCGCTGCGGTCGCCGCATCCGTCGCCTCCTCGACGGGGGCGATGTCGGGCTCGGGGCTCGCGGGCACGCTCGCGCGGAACACGTCGGGCCGCAGCCGCACCGCGGCGACCGAGGGGGCGGCCTTCACGAGCGCCTGCGTGTACGGGTGCTGCGGGTCCTCGAGGATCTGCCGCGCCGGGCCCTGCTCGACGATGCGTCCGCGGTTCATCACGACCACGCGTGCGGCGCGCTCGGCGGCGAGGCCCAGGTCGTGCGTGATGAGCATGACCGACGTGCCGCGTTCGCTCGTCATGCGGTCGAGCTGATCGAGGATCGTCTTCTGCACGGTGACGTCGAGGGCGCTCGTGGGCTCGTCGGCGATGAGCAGCTTCGGGTCGCACGCGAGGCCGATCGCGATGAGCGCGCGCTGGCGCATGCCGCCCGAGAACTCGTGCGGGTACTGCTTGGCGCGCTCAGCGGCGTCGGGCAGGCCCGCCGCGGCCAGCGTCTCGACCA
This window harbors:
- a CDS encoding ABC transporter substrate-binding protein, producing the protein MLHTARRRWLAGAAAVAVGAIVLTACASQRDDGGGDDEASGDVDTTFVFGASGDPASLDPAFASDGETFRVARQMFEGLVGTVPGTADPAPLLAKSWEQPDDTTYVFTLEEGVTFHDGTDFNAEAVCFNFDRQNAFTGVAASQSMAYYWGVIMRGFGADSIYDSCTADSETQATITLKQPFAGFIPALSLPSFSIQSPTALEEYGADDVGGTEEAPVQSEYGQEHPTGTGPFMFDSISLGEQTVLTANPDYWGEQGVVEEVIFRVIGDTTARRQALESGSIDGYDLVAPADLQSLEDAGFSLVNRDPFNVLYLGMNQAAPGLSDPKVRQAIAHAIDKDALITQVLPEGTVAASQFMPDAVIGWNEDVTQYDYDPEAAQALLAEAGYTEANPLTITFNYPVNISRPYMPNPEQIFTNLQSQLEAVGIVLNPVTNEWVEYLDLIQGGTDHGIHLLGWTGDYNDPDNFVGTFFGLPTNEWGFDNAELFQALTDARGLATEEEQEAAYAAINEQIMEFLPGVPLAHPVPTLAFDARVTSYPASPVQDEVYNMVELSE
- a CDS encoding ABC transporter permease translates to MLRTIGRRLLLLVPTLFGLTLLLFFWVRALPGGPAVALLGERATPERVAEINELYGFNEPLIAQYFTWLGQLLQGNFGVSIQTQRPVTEEFLRRFPATLELTMFAIILAVGVGITIGYWAARRQGKPADHFAVFASLIGITIPVFFLGVILKWIFAVQLGWLPSDGRQDPRLDATHYTNFYVLDGIITGEWDAAWDAFLHLILPGIALATIPLAIITRITRASVLEVQNSDYVRTGMAKGISRGTIRGRFILRNSLLPVVTTIGLQFGLLLSGAILTESVFAYPGIGSFLYRAIFNRDYPVLQGFILFIAVIYALINLAVDVSYSFIDPRVRVQ
- a CDS encoding ABC transporter permease, which gives rise to MTSAMLPPAPSGGPVDDTAVDDKELLAAKTRGGGFWRDVFRRLRRNPSAWVGAVITAIFVLVAIFAPWLAPYGPEELPGQQYITPGHIPGPGEIEGFPLGLDRFGGDMLSKLIWGARASLVIGIVSTLLGLAGGMILGLIAATFGGWVDTLIMRFVDILLSVPSLLLAVSIAALMGQTPLAIMIAIGAAQVPIFARLLRASMLQQRSSDYVLSAATLGLGRGRITMSHVLPNAVGPVIVQATLTLATAVIEAAGLSYLGLGGGVPQTAEWGRMLTYAQLELAVNPWIAILPGICITITALGFTLLGEALREAMDPRTRAR
- a CDS encoding ABC transporter ATP-binding protein; translated protein: MARSTERVAAGAPLLQVRDVAVEFQTIDGPVHAVEGIDLDLAAGETLAIVGESGSGKSTTAMAVIGLLPGNGKVTRGSIMFEGEDLVGASEGVMRTIRGGSIGLVPQDPMSNLNPVAKIGSQIAETLLAHGLATRRDVDRKVVETLAAAGLPDAAERAKQYPHEFSGGMRQRALIAIGLACDPKLLIADEPTSALDVTVQKTILDQLDRMTSERGTSVMLITHDLGLAAERAARVVVMNRGRIVEQGPARQILEDPQHPYTQALVKAAPSVAAVRLRPDVFRASVPASPEPDIAPVEEATDAATAADRAVEAGPADAAASPAPDYIIEVEGLTKIYSVRGSKEPFAAVQDVSFAIPRGETVAIVGESGSGKTTTARMVLRVFEPTSGSIRFDGQDVAKLKGGDLKQFRQRVQPIFQDPYSSLNPMFSIERIISEPLDFYKRGSSKERAARVRQLLDDVALPQTMLRRYPSELSGGQRQRVAIARALALAPDLIVCDEPVSALDVLVQDQVLTLLRDLQREYGLSYLFISHDLAVVRLISDYVCVMKEGRLVEAASSEEIFTNPRDPYTRRLLASIPGNELDIAV